From Nicotiana tabacum cultivar K326 chromosome 15, ASM71507v2, whole genome shotgun sequence, the proteins below share one genomic window:
- the LOC107764508 gene encoding protein NEOXANTHIN-DEFICIENT 1 — translation MEVKDTNSTQLAYGEPPWIFKGSALYQLHLVKAETARAFIPKDCRLVEAFGYTLGGFFLASYDDSPAGFFDELVVIAGLVWNPPTSCAWAARVLVDSDEACLHGRKVVGLPSQLARFSKKITALPRTPKSGTSSFLSTVGLRTSSASYRNRMDIEVTEIKKQRAINICNINLNTTVPQQESKGWMGPLIKMSLPNFSGRTKYNSDLLKYSCQIECRVRPVRPAKVLGPFALDANKENSSENQSLNVESPGRVPTGTKRNFSISVMLSKPILALEFNHLKMKVEAPTTVTARSQNTI, via the exons ATGGAAGTCAAAGACACAAATTCTACTCAATTGGCGTATGGGGAACCTCCCTGGATTTTTAAAGGCAG TGCTTTATACCAGCTTCATCTTGTCAAAGCAGAGACTGCTCGAGCTTTCATTCCTAAAGACTGCAGACTAGTTGAGGCATTTGG ATATACTCTTGGTGGGTTTTTTCTTGCTAGCTATGATGACAGTCCTGCTGGATTCTTCGACGAG TTGGTGGTGATTGCAGGACTAGTATGGAATCCACCTACATCTTGTGC ATGGGCTGCCAGGGTGCTGGTGGATAGTGATGAGGCATGCCTTCATGGGCGGAAG GTTGTAGGTCTTCCAAGTCAACTTGCCAGGTTTTCAAAG AAAATTACAGCACTTCCGCGGACACCGAAAAGTGGAACAAGTAGTTTTCTAAGCACTGTTGGCTTGAGGACATCTTCTGCTAGCTATAGGAATCGCATGGACATAGAAGTAACGGAAATCAAGAAGCAGAGAGCAATAAATATCTGCAATATCAACCTTAATACCACTG TTCCTCAGCAAGAGTCTAAGGGATGGATGGGTCCACTTATCAAAATGTCACTCCCAAACTTTAG CGGACGGACAAAGTACAATTCTGATCTCCTCAAGTACTCTTGCCAGATTGAATGCAG GGTAAGACCAGTGCGACCAGCAAAAGTCTTGGGACCATTTGCATTGGATGCAAACAAGGAAAATTCATCTGAAAATCAGAGCTTGAATGTGGAATCACCAGGCAGAGTGCCTACTGGGACCAAGAGAAATTTCAGCATATCCGTGATGCTATCCAAGCCGATTCTGGCTTTAGAATTCAATCATCTGAAAATGAAAGTTGAAGCTCCTACTACAGTTACTGCACGCTCTCAGAATACTATTTGA